Within Acanthochromis polyacanthus isolate Apoly-LR-REF ecotype Palm Island chromosome 3, KAUST_Apoly_ChrSc, whole genome shotgun sequence, the genomic segment ACcagagtgtctgtctgcagctgatCAAATAAAGGTTTATACAGGAACACACCTGTCTGACAGCAGCTTTACCTGCTCAACACCTGTTTACCATCAGGGTTAACCTGTTTACCACAGGGCTATACCTGTTACACCTGGTTACACCTGGATAACAGCTGCTTCTCATGGACATTTAGGACAGAAATAAGATGAAAGTTAGAAAGTTCTGAACAAGTTTAAACATTATGGTTGAGATGTTACTGTTCATGAGATAAACGTACCAGCTGATTTATTATTCCTGTTCAGGTGTTACTAATTATTTAAACGAACCTGTCTGGACCCACAGTTATTAATTAACCTGCTGAAGCAGACTGGTTATTAATAACTGTTCAGATTAACCAGTAAAACGTCTCCATGAACACAAATGGTTAAACAGACCCACGGGAGGACACGCCCCCTCACACCCAGCCCCGCCCACACCAGTGACGTCAccgtgcagcagcagcaggtcttcAGTCTGAGGAGGAACCTGCAGCAGGACGAGCAGAACATGGCCGACTCCACCAGCAGCAGGCCTgactcttcatcctcctcctcattcagAGACCTCACATGCTCAGGTAGGACTCAGCTGACAAGTTCATGATCTGGAGCTCCAGAAACTCCAGATCAGCAGCTTCATCTCCTCACAGCAGGCAGAACTCCTCAGTCTTCAGGCACGCTTGGTCTTTGTTCAGCAGCTGTGTGGTTGCCATGGAAACGGACAGTGTTGAGGTGACTTCCAGAGTCTGATGGAGCTGACTGATTAGATGATCGACCAGCTGTCAGTCCTCTGTTTGAAGGTGCTGTAGAACATCAGAACCTccagctggaggagctgctaATCAGCTGTGGTGAAGGAGACAAGGCGCTATTGTTGCTGCTGGTCCAGCGATCAGCTGACTGTTATTCAGGTCAGAGTGTTTCAGCTGATGAAGGGATTAACTAGTTATTGATCACATAACCAGCTTCTAGaaacgtcttccagaacctccagctggtttctaccatctcctcatcctctggatgttcttctgtctccatgttttctctctactctgctcatcagctacagatgtttcaccatgctggatggatctccaacaaccagCTTTaggtctagtttttgtcatgttgtgtctcgtttgtgtccttttctgtgtctttttgacAATTAATTCCACGTAAACATTAactctgctcctctgttcactgtttctgagttATGCCACGTTTATTTCATCGtggttttttactttttttgtgtctttgtggtggttttatcgcttcatcctgtagatgtttttctatcttcATGTCTCCGCtccactctgctcatcatctgtagatgtttcaggatgctggatggatctccaacttctgtctcctctgttctctgtttctgagagATGAAATGGGTCAGAACCAGAGTCTGTTGAGGTGATCAAGTCTGGACTCAGTGCTGCTGTTAGATCCAGAATCAGGTCTCTGGAATGCAGCTGAGCTCCGTTAATCAAACCCACATGACTTCTGATCTCTGGATGCTGAAGCAGGATTACAGCCTCAACTTAATTTAAACAAATGAGCCCTCGTTCTTCACAGATGGAAGAACCAGAGTTCAAACCGATAAAAGCATTTTAGCTGTAGAACCTCATGGATCTGGACACAATCTGAGGAAGAACCAAGCTTCACGTGTGGTTCCTGAGGGTTTAGAACAGCGTTCGTCTGTCACCATGTTCAGAACGTTCATACATGTGGAGACAGCAGCTAgtgacacacaaacatccaCTTTATAGAAGAATCTAGTCTGTAATGCAGAGATGAAAGGATGAAATACTGATTCACAGCAGCTGCATGTTTATCCCATCATGCTCTGCCCTGTGGGCGTGTCCTCTGAACTCCTGCTTCTCTGCAGTCTTACAGCTCATCCACTGGAGGGAACCCAAGAAGTCGGCGATGGCGTTTGGCTTGTCGCTGCTTGTTCTGGTCTCCGTGGCAACGCTGTCTGTCATCAGCGTGGTGTCCTACCTCATGCTGGCCTGCCTCTGTGTCACCATCACTTTCAGGTGGGTGGGGCTGTGATGTAACAGAGAGTCACGCTAAATGATGTCATCATGACCACTGTGTGCTTCCTGTCTGTAGAGTTTATAAATCTGTGATCCAGGCAGTTCAGAAGTCTGAGGAAGGTCACCCATTCAggtaacacaaaacaacacactgcaacacactgtAACATAGTGTAACAgactgtgtgtgtcagtgtgtgttccagtgtgtgttcCAATGTGTTCCAGTGTGTATCAGTGTGTGTTCCAGTATCAGTCCTGTCCTCTCAGGTCTCTGCTGGAGAAGGACATCTCGGTGTCCTCAGAGTCGGTCCGGCAGCTGGCTGATCAGTTTCTGATCCACCTGAACTGGTTCAGCAGCCAGACcaggaggctgctgctggtcCAGGACCTGGTGGACTCTCTTAAGGTGGGTTAGCAtggtggctaatgttagctttttagTTTTAGGTCTCATCTCTAAGTTAGCAtggtggctaatgttagctctaTGCTATTCTGTCTCATCTCAAGGTGAGTTAGCATGGTGACAAGTGATAGCTTTATGCTACTCGGTCTCATCTCAGGGTTAGCATGGTGGCTAAAGTTCTGATGTCCCATATGATCATATGGGACATGATCGTCATGTTTCAGCTGATTGCCTTCATGTTTCAGCTGATTGCCttcatgtttcagctcattgtggtcatgtttcagctcattgtggtcatgtttcagctcattgtggTCATGTTTCAGGTCATTGTCGTCATGTTTCAGGTTATTGTGGTCATGTTTCAGCTGATTGCCGTCATGTTTCAGCTCAGTGTCGTCATGTTTCAGCTGGCTGCAGCCATGTGGGTGATGACGTATGTTGGAGCTGTGTTTAATGGAGTCACCATCCTGATTCTTGGTGAGTTTCTAATTCAAGCAGCTTTTAAATCTTGTAGATTTCTGACCTCAGTGGGACTCTGTCtttctctatgtgtgtgtgtgtgtgtgtccagctgacatcatcttcttcaccaccccACTGATctacaagaagaagaaggttgGTGTTCATGAAGAGGAATGAAGGTCAGAGTTTGATCCTGAAATTAAAACCTGCagtgacctgtgtgtgtgtgtgtgtgtgtgtgtgtgtgcagactcAGATTGATCGGCAGATTGAGTTGGTTCGATCCAGACTGGAGGAAACTCTTCAGAAGTGAGTTCAATGAAAGATcagagatccatccatccatccatccatccatccatcatccatccatcatccgtgcatccatccatgcatccatccatccatcatccatccaccatccatccatcatccatctctccatcatccatccatccaccatccatcttccatccatccatccatcatcaatccattcatcatccatcagcatccatccatcatccgtctatcatccatccattcattatctattcatccatccattcatcatccgtccatcatcccatccatccattcttccatcaccatccatccattcatccatccattcatccatccatccatccatccatccatcatcaatccATTCATCaatttatcatccatccatacgtccatcatcattcatccattcatctatacatccatccatccattcatctgtccatccatctacatcagccatccatcatccatcattcatctatTCATTCATCAttcgtccatccatcatccatccatcatccatccatcatccatctttcatccatcatccatctgtaCATCATCTATACATCAtctgtccatcatccatccatccatctatgcatcatccatccatctattcatccatcatccatccatcatctgtccatccatctatacatcatccatccatcatcatccatctatacatcatccatccattcatcatccatgtatccatccatccatccattatccgctcatcatccatccattcatcatccatccatccattcatcatctattcatccatccatcgtccatccatccattcatcatctgttcatccatccatcatccatctatccatcatccatctatacattatccatctatcatcatccatcatccatctataaatcatccatccatcatccatcattcatcatctattcatccatcatccatccatctatccataatcttttcatccatcatccatcatccatccatctacacatccatccatcatctatcatccatccatccatcatctatccatccatccatccatccatgcatccatccatcatccatccatctattcatccatcatccatccatcatctgtccatcatccatccatgcgtcatccatccatccatcattcatctatTCATTCATCATTCGTCCATCCATcgtccatcaatcatccatccatcatccatctgtaCATCATCTGTACATCAtctgtccatcatccatccatccatctatgcatcatccatccatctattcatccatcatccatccatcatctgtccatccatctatacatcatccatccatcatcattcatcatccatctatacatcatccatccattcatcattcATCCTTTCGTCATCcatgtatccatccatccatccattatccgttcatcatccatccattcatcatccatccatccattcatcatctgttcatccatccatcatccatctgtccatcatccatctatacattatccatccatcatcatccatcatccatctataaatcatccatccatcatccatcattcatcatctattcatccatccatctatccataatcttttcatccatcatccatcatccatccatctacacatccatccatcatctatcatccatccatccatccatcatctatccatccatccatccatgcatccatccatcatccatccatctattcatccatcatccatccatcatctgtccatcatccatccatgcgtcatccatccatccatcattcatctatTCATTCATCATTCGTCCATCCATcgtccatcaatcatccatccatcatccatctgtaCATCATCTATACATCAtctgtccatcatccatccatccatctatgcatcatccatccatctattcatccatcatccatccatcatctgtccatccatctatacatcatccatccattcatcattcatccattcgTCATCcatgtatccatccatccatccattatccgttcatcatccatccattcatcatccatccatccattcatcatctattcatccatccatccattcatcatctgttcatccatccatcatccatctgtccatcatccatctatacattatccatccatcatcatccatcatccatctataaatcatccatccatcatccatcattcatcatctattcatccatcatccatccatctatccataatcttttcatccatccatccatcatccatccatctacacatccatccatcatctatcatccatccatccatccatgcatccatccatcatctatccatccatccatgcatccatccatcatccatccatctattcatccatcattcatccatcatctgtccatcatccatccatgtgtcatccatccatccattcatcatctattcatccatccatcatccatctatacatcatccctccatcatcattcatcatccatcatccatttatccatccatccatccattatgcgttcatcatccatccatccattcatcatctattcatccatccatcatccatcatccatctatacatcatccatccatcatcattcatccatccatcatccatccatcattcatcatctattcatccatcatgtttagtttagtttagtttaatttagttttattcacacatcaaaaaaatacaatacatgGTGTATACAACACATATTTTTGTTTCcaatattttaaacagtttcCAATATTTTACACACTCTTAAGTGTCcatcatcttttcatccatccatccatcgatccatcatccatccatttatacattcatccatcatctatcatccatccatccatccatgcatccatccatcatctatctatcatccatccatccatgcatccatccatcatccatcatctatcatccatccatccatcatccatccatcatctatgcatccatccatccatcatccatccattatccattcatcatctgtccatccattatccatcaatcatccatcatccatccattatccattcatcatccatccattcatcatccatccatccatacatcatcCATAATCCATCtatacatcatccatccatccatcatccatctatacatcatccattcatccatccatcatccatctatgcatcatccatctatacatcatccatacatacatacatcatccatccatcatccatctatacatcatccatccattcagccATCTAtacctcatccatccatccatcatccatctatacatcatccattcatccatccatcatccatctatacatcatccatccatccatcatccatctatacatcatccattcatccatccatcatccatctatacatcatccatccattcagccATCTAtacctcatccatccatccatcatccatctatacatcgtccattcattcatcatccattcatccatacgtcatctattcatccatccatccatatttaATTTTTGATCATATTTAGACAGTTTTTCATCATTGTTAGTCACAGGTGAGCAGGTTTCCGTGGTAACAGTGCAGGTTACCAGGCGAAAGAGGTGTTCAggatgtctgtctgtgtctccagGCTGCAGGACCATCTACCTGGAGCTGTGAAGAGAACCAAAGCTGAGTGACACCTGAGCACCTGTGACTCCGCCCCctcctctgattggtccattAGATTCTGAagtcttttaataaaatcagACAAAGTGAAGCTGTCCTCTGTCTTTATTCTGTCTCAGATAATCACTAACAggtaaacaaacaagcaaaatagtaaataaataagcaaacacACAGGCAAATAAACAATcaggaaaataaacaaactggTATATAAACAGGTGAATAAACAATCAGGTAAATAAACAGATGAATAAATAGGTAAATAAGCAGGTGAATAAACAAACAGGTAAATAACAAACAACCGGGTAATAGACTGaggcagagcagcagaaacatcctAAAGTTGAAGTTCCTGTTTTAGAAGATGAATCACCTGCTAATGTTGCTGCTAATGTTGCTAGGATTAGGGTCAGGGAGGAAACATATTTAGCCTGattagattaaacctttattgattATCAGCATATCGTTTCTGATTACTGTTGCTCCAgttcagccaaccaatcacaTGCTAGATTCTTCAGGACTCctggttaccatggtaacccagaaaatcaAGGAGAAGCTTCAGATGCTAACCGCTACC encodes:
- the LOC110968520 gene encoding reticulon-3-B-like isoform X3 gives rise to the protein MVLVDGLLWISCWKTHGRTRPLTPSPAHTSDVTVQQQQVFSLRRNLQQDEQNMADSTSSRPDSSSSSSFRDLTCSVLQLIHWREPKKSAMAFGLSLLVLVSVATLSVISVVSYLMLACLCVTITFRVYKSVIQAVQKSEEGHPFRSLLEKDISVSSESVRQLADQFLIHLNWFSSQTRRLLLVQDLVDSLKLAAAMWVMTYVGAVFNGVTILILADIIFFTTPLIYKKKKTQIDRQIELVRSRLEETLQKLQDHLPGAVKRTKAE
- the LOC110968520 gene encoding reticulon-3-B-like isoform X4 gives rise to the protein MADSTSSRPDSSSSSSFRDLTCSVLQLIHWREPKKSAMAFGLSLLVLVSVATLSVISVVSYLMLACLCVTITFRVYKSVIQAVQKSEEGHPFRSLLEKDISVSSESVRQLADQFLIHLNWFSSQTRRLLLVQDLVDSLKLAAAMWVMTYVGAVFNGVTILILADIIFFTTPLIYKKKKTQIDRQIELVRSRLEETLQKLQDHLPGAVKRTKAE
- the LOC110968520 gene encoding reticulon-3-B-like isoform X2; translation: MVLEAVLQPRSMLAAKLTPGTVSGPCAAADQPPGCPDTEEVDGLLWISCWKTHGRTRPLTPSPAHTSDVTVQQQQVFSLRRNLQQDEQNMADSTSSRPDSSSSSSFRDLTCSVLQLIHWREPKKSAMAFGLSLLVLVSVATLSVISVVSYLMLACLCVTITFRVYKSVIQAVQKSEEGHPFRSLLEKDISVSSESVRQLADQFLIHLNWFSSQTRRLLLVQDLVDSLKLAAAMWVMTYVGAVFNGVTILILADIIFFTTPLIYKKKKTQIDRQIELVRSRLEETLQKLQDHLPGAVKRTKAE
- the LOC110968520 gene encoding reticulon-3-B-like isoform X1 — its product is MYRRVDRLRPSEWRAYGDTKLVGAKFQCFPLMCTARKLKQEECRLTVLHTITNYVGRSRQGNLDNFPQVDGLLWISCWKTHGRTRPLTPSPAHTSDVTVQQQQVFSLRRNLQQDEQNMADSTSSRPDSSSSSSFRDLTCSVLQLIHWREPKKSAMAFGLSLLVLVSVATLSVISVVSYLMLACLCVTITFRVYKSVIQAVQKSEEGHPFRSLLEKDISVSSESVRQLADQFLIHLNWFSSQTRRLLLVQDLVDSLKLAAAMWVMTYVGAVFNGVTILILADIIFFTTPLIYKKKKTQIDRQIELVRSRLEETLQKLQDHLPGAVKRTKAE